A single genomic interval of Pseudorca crassidens isolate mPseCra1 chromosome 19, mPseCra1.hap1, whole genome shotgun sequence harbors:
- the SMTNL2 gene encoding smoothelin-like protein 2 isoform X3, which produces MDEEGQLTQPQDQSCWATLPDVCLHRIFWWLGDKDRSRAALVCRRWNQMMYSADLWRYRAITFSGRHSRVHAYEFESAVWYVKKFGRYLEHLEIKFLTPYSVVLTKKFQVTMQGLLSCLGKRNNRLKSLSIQYLELDRLVWRNSVRSLFLKSLSSFLKKMGKHLDHLNLKGARLTVEQGCHILNSLSYLRTESAVSELNIEDYFSHRLAVYSSPQFNQTMATFRNLVSLTLNYNCISDELLENLGENNAGTLWSMNIKCHVHDPHGQVVWGMSWAKLARYATKLKVNFVFEKVVQYERLARILLQEIPIRSISLRNCSFSNPDWSMKPTLTDLLPTFRHTLQKLSFEFNNNHESLDEELHLLILSCRELFYFNIWAFLDVNFVEQILKSQEEGRCALRTLKVRIYTNRYETPEEDRTLRHIYRKYRMLIDSEFNYFSVAYCMT; this is translated from the exons ATGGACGAAGAAGGCCAACTGACCCAGCCTCAAGACCAGAGCTGCTGGGCCACCCTGCCCGATGTGTGCCTACATCGTATTTTCTGGTGGCTGGGAGACAAGGACAGGTCCAGAGCAGCCCTTGTCTGCAGAAGGTGGAACCAGATGATGTATTCGGCCGACCTCTGGCGATACAGGGCCATCACGTTTAGTGGGAGACATTCCAGGGTACACGCGTACGAATTTGAGTCGGCTGTTTGGTATGTTAAGAAATTTGGTCGTTATCTGGAGCACCTGGAGATCAAATTCCTGACTCCTTACAGCGTTGTCCTGACCAAGAAGTTCCAGGTCACCATGCAAGGCCTTCTGTCGTGTCTGGGCAAGAGAAACAACCGTCTGAAATCTCTCTCCATCCAGTACCTGGAACTGGACCGCCTGGTCTGGAGGAACAGCGTCAGAAGCTTGTTCTTGAAAAGCTTGAGCTCCTTCTTGAAGAAAATGGGCAAACACCTGGATCATCTCAACCTAAAAGGGGCCAGGCTCACCGTGGAGCAGGGCTGCCACATCCTCAACTCCCTGAGCTACTTACGGACAGAGAGTGCGGTGTCAGAGCTCAACATCGAGGACTATTTCAGCCACCGCCTCGCTGTCTACAGCAGCCCCCAGTTCAACCAGACCATGGCCACGTTCCGCAACCTGGTGTCCCTGACCCTCAACTACAACTGCATCTCCGATGAGCTGCTGGAGAACTTGGGTGAGAACAATGCCGGCACCCTCTGGAGCATGAACATCAAGTGCCACGTTCATGACCCCCACGGGCAGGTCGTCTGGGGCATGTCCTGGGCCAAGCTGGCTAGGTACGCCACCAAGCTGAAAGTCAACTTCGTCTTTGAGAAAGTCGTGCAGTATGAGCGCTTGGCCCGGATCCTCCTACAGGAGATCCCGATCAGGAGCATTAGTCTGAGAAACTGCTCTTTCAGCAACCCCGACTGGTCCATGAAGCCCACTCTGACGGATCTCCTGCCCACCTTCCGGCACACTCTGCAG AAACTAAGTTTTGAGTTCAACAACAACCATGAGTCTCTGGACGAGGAGCTGCACCTCCTCATCTTATCCTGCAGGGAGCTGTTTTACTTCAACATCTGGGCTTTCCTTGATGTTAACTTTGTGGAGCAGATCCTGAAGAGTCAGGAAGAAGGGCGGTGTGCCCTGCGCACACTCAAG GTGAGAATTTATACAAACAGATATGAGACGCCTGAAGAGGACAGGACACTGCGGCATATTTACAGGAAGTACAGAATGCTGATCGATTCAGAGTTTAACTATTTTTCCGTCGCTTACTGCATGACGTAA